A genomic region of Arachis stenosperma cultivar V10309 chromosome 9, arast.V10309.gnm1.PFL2, whole genome shotgun sequence contains the following coding sequences:
- the LOC130951704 gene encoding uncharacterized protein LOC130951704: MELPNWIKERWQKAEESRAKLVGDASNVSNSRILRTPEYLAERVEFRRYYFPQLIAIGPVHLDRRINHLQGEPFKEAWTIMYLTDTNQSVNGLYNTIILESEMLEEIRQLHGEEIWQSLSCVYGDVGHPYEFITWLLVVDGCSILHLLEKSGDSVDPQRDLNISVDKLVRMFQDLLIMDNQIPFKVLRYFCKDEARLEKCLRNFLQVHGIKTAPELGKGKKYTQELKLVVQGDDEDPVHLLDYLRRALLMRDLDTIHKEIPAAEKKILAPYKVQDWKHTRTQGSWD; the protein is encoded by the coding sequence ATGGAGTTACCGAATTGGATAAAAGAGCGATGGCAGAAAGCAGAAGAATCGAGGGCGAAATTAGTGGGAGATGCTAGCAATGTTTCAAATTCTAGAATACTAAGAACTCCCGAATACTTGGCTGAAAGGGTCGAGTTTAGAAGATATTATTTTCCACAGCTCATTGCAATTGGTCCGGTTCATCTAGACAGACGAATAAACCATCTCCAAGGAGAGCCATTCAAGGAAGCTTGGACAATCATGTATCTTACGGATACTAATCAATCTGTCAATGGTTTATATAACACAATAATTCTTGAATCAGAAATGCTCGAAGAAATAAGACAGCTGCATGGAGAAGAGATATGGCAAAGCTTGTCTTGTGTCTACGGCGATGTGGGACACCCGTACGAGTTCATCACATGGTTATTAGTAGTGGATGGATGTTCTATTCTTCATTTGTTGGAAAAATCAGGAGACTCGGTTGATCCCCAGCGAGATCTAAACATTAGCGTCGACAAGCTTGTGCGGATGTTCCAGGATCTTCTTATAATGGACAACCAAATTCCTTTTAAAGTGCTGAGGTACTTCTGCAAAGATGAAGCCAGGCTTGAGAAATGCCTCCGCAACTTCCTTCAAGTTCATGGTATTAAGACGGCACCCGAGCTCGGAAAGGGAAAGAAGTACACACAAGAACTCAAACTAGTTGTCCAGGGAGATGATGAGGATCCTGTCCATCTTCTAGATTATCTACGGAGGGCCCTCTTGATGAGAGACCTCGACACAATCCATAAAGAGATTCCGGCGGCCGAGAAGAAGATCCTTGCACCTTACAAAGTACAGGATTGGAAGCATACGAGAACTCAAGGCAGCTGGGATTAG